One genomic segment of Phalacrocorax carbo chromosome Z, bPhaCar2.1, whole genome shotgun sequence includes these proteins:
- the RIOK2 gene encoding serine/threonine-protein kinase RIO2, whose protein sequence is MGKLNVVMLRYLSREHFRVLTAVEMGMKNHEIVPASLIASIASLKHGGCNKILRELVKHKLLAYERTKTFQGYRLTNAGYDYLALKTLSSRQVINSVGNQMGVGKESDIYIVANEEEQQFALKLHRLGRTSFRSLKNKRDYHKHRHKMSWLYLSRLAAMKEFAYMKALHDRKFPVPKPVDYNRHAVVMELIDGYPLCQVHQMEDPASVYSELMDLIVKLASHGLIHGDFNEFNLILDNDDRVTMIDFPQMISTSHANAEWYFDRDVNCIKEFFKKRFNYESELFPAFKDIRRECSLDREIAASGYTKEMQEDGELLYPPSSDEDDNTTDVSEFVEDADDKINFFSKDKENNADFMYKVGDFSESRISNDFMDSIEETGSTESHENTQRLNMSKLSSALEKVEGEATLWKSGEDAESCPVAFFEGKSITENAAEVENQTGQEGCRNDMEDGDKCPDLVDLSTLNEKFRAYRNENIVHIAEHRTRTKSTTSERSVGSCSTIPQELVKQKIKRQLTKHQKSALRQRLQKGEANIYTKQRRENMHNIKSSLDAASFWG, encoded by the exons ATGGGGAAGCTGAACGTGGTGATGCTCCGGTACCTCTCCAGGGAGCACTTCAGGGTCCTGACCGCG GTGGAAATGGGCATGAAGAACCATGAAATAGTACCTGCTAGCTTAATTGCTTCCATTGCCAGCCTTAAACATGGTGGCTGTAATAAAATTTTGAGAGAGTTGGTGAAGCACAAACTTCTGGCTTATGAACGAACTAAAA CTTTCCAGGGTTATCGGTTAACTAATGCAGGATATGATTACCTTGCTCTGAAAACTCTGTCTTCCCGACAAGTCATAAATTCTGTTGGAAACCAGATGGGTGTTGGCAAAGAAtcag ATATTTACATTGTTGCAAATGAAGAGGAGCAGCAGTTTGCATTGAAATTACATAGGCTTGGAAGAACTTCCTTTCgcagtctgaaaaataaacGCGACTACCACAAGCACAGACATAAAATGTCATGGCTGTATTTATCCCGGCTAGCCGCAATGAAGGAGTTTGCCTATATGAAG GCTTTGCATGACAGAAAATTTCCTGTTCCAAAACCTGTAGACTACAACAGGCATGCAGTTGTTATGGAACTTATTGATGGCTATCCTTT ATGCCAGGTGCACCAAATGGAAGATCCTGCCTCTGTCTACAGTGAATTAATGGATCTAATTGTAAAACTTGCCAGTCATGGTTTGATTCATGGTGATTTCAATGAATTTAATCTTATATTGGATAATGATGATCGTGTCACTATGATTGATTTTCCTCAGATGATATCAACTTCACATGCAAATGCTGAATG GTATTTTGACAGAGACGTTAACTGTATTAAGGAGTTCTTTAAGAAACGCTTCAACTATGAGAGTGAGCTCTTCCCAGCTTTCAAAGATATCAG GAGAGAGTGTTCTCTTGATAGAGAAATTGCTGCCAGTGGCTatacaaaagaaatgcaggaagATGGTGAACTGCTTTACCCACCAAGTTCTGATGAGGATGATAATACAACAGATGTATCAGAATTTGTAGAAGATGCTGATGATAAGATCAACTTCTTCAGcaaagataaagaaaacaatgcAGACTTCATGTATAAAGTGGGTGatttctctgaaagcagaatcTCTAACGACTTTATGGATAGCATTGAGGAGACTGGTTCAACTGAAAGTCATGAAAATACACAAAGGCTGAACATGTCAAAGTTGAGTTCAGCCTTAGAAAAAGTTGAAGGTGAAGCTACGCTTTGGAAGTCTGGTGAAGATGCAGAGAGTTGTCCGGTTGCTTTTTTTGAGGGCAAAAGCATAactgaaaatgctgctgaagTCGAAAATCAGACAGGTCAAGAAGGGTGCCGTAATGATATGGAGGATGGAGACAAATGCCCTGACCTGGTGGACTTATCAActttaaatgagaaattcaGGGCTTACAG AAACGAGAATATCGTTCATATTGCTGAGCACAGAACAAGGACTAAAAGTACTACATCAGAGAGAAGTGTTGGGAGCTGTTCAACCATTCCACAG